The sequence ggtattcaggacggatctcgtccacccccggtgccttgccaccgaggagctttctgaccacctcggcgacttcggcttgggtgatgaacgagtccacttccaaatccccagcctctgcctcctcaatggaagacctggtggtgggattgaggagatcctcaAAGAATTCCTTCCACTGCCCAgcgacatccccagtcgaggtcaacagctccccaccctcactgtaaacagtgttggtggggtactgcttccccctcctgaggcgccggacggtttgccaCACGGTTtgaactcctcccaggcccgagtttttgcctccacaatcgcccgggctgcagcacgcttggcctgccggtacccgtcagctgcctcaggagttccacGAGCCAACAAGGCCCagtaggactccttcttcagtttgacggcatcccttacttccagtgtccaccaccgggttcggggattgccgccacgacaggcaccagagaccttacggccacagctTTGAGCGGccgcgccgacaatggaggtggagaacatggtccactcggactcaatatctccagccgcccccgggatctgtgagaagctctcccggaggtgggagttcAAAACCGCAGTgacagcgggttccgccagacgttcccaacagaccctcacgatacgcttgggcctgccgagtctctccggcttcctcccctgccagcggatccaactcaccaccaggtggtgatcagttgacagctcagcccctctcttcacccgagtgtccagaacacacggacggaggtcagatgacacgacaacgaagtcAAATGCGCCGGTGGTATTCCAGGCCTTTGTCAATGAGGTCTTGAGGGATTTTCTGAATGATTTCACCTGGAGTGACCACCTGACCTGGGTAGAATATGCACATAACACTCTCCCCACCTCAGCTACAGGACTCTCACCCTTCCAGTGTGCTTACCCATTGTTTCAGGCCAGCGAGGGGGAGATCACAGTCCCGTCAGCACATGCTGTGGTGAGACGCAGCCGGCGGATCTGGGCTGCGGCTCGCCGGGTTCTACTCCGGAACCAAGACAGGATGAAGACCATGGTGGACTGCCAGCGCAGGCCGGCGCCCACTTATCACCCTGGACAGAGAGTTTGGCTCGCTACCAAGGACCTTCCCCTCCACGTTCATACCCGGAAGCTCGCTCCAAGGTATGTAGGACCCTTTGCTATTGAGAAAATCATTAaccctgtttctgtctgcttaCGCTTACCTAGGTCCCTCAAAGTACACCCCACATTCCATGTCAGCAAGATAAAGCCCGTCAAAGAAAGTCCATTGGTACCACCCTCCAAGCCGCCTCCACCTCCCCGGATCATCGACGGGGATCCTGTGTACTCAGTCAGGAAACTGTTGGCTGTCCGAAGGAGGGATCGGGGACGCCAGTTCCTCGTGGACTGGGAAGGCTACTGTCCGGAGGAGAGGTCCTGGATCCCAGCCAGTCACATCATGGACCAGGACCTCATTGATGACTTTTTTAGGAGTCACCCTGACACCCCTGGGCTGTCAGTAGCTGGCCCTAGAAGGGGGGGTactgttatgtctcgtcgtgtttgttaatttgtctAAGTTCACTTGTGtttagtcttgtctctcacttcctgctttattttgaaaactaaactcgCCTCTTGTTTCAGGTtattgacttcctgcccttgtgtgttttcctcctttgtgattgtctgccccgccctgattgtttccacctgttccccatcaccttgtGTGTAAAttgtctgtgtctccctgtgTCCCATGCCAGATCGTGTGGTCCTGTCGAGCGCTCATGTTGCCACTTGTATCTTGCTAAGCCGTTAGAAACCATTGTATTGAGTTCTTGGaaagtattttgtcattgtCATAGTCCgtaagtattgtttgcctgCCTGTCCTTATTAGAGTTTCCGGTGTCTTGCTTTTGAGTCCTACCTGGTCCAGTGCATAGCCCTGATACAGTTCTTTCAACCAGTTTAATGAAGATGTGTGTTTCCCTACAGTCCTAAACGAGGAAGCTCCAATCCTCCTCGTGGAATGTAGAAAAGCGAGTTTCAGCTCAGAGGAAGTGAAACTCTCACAGTCGTCGTCGAGAGGTGAGATGGCGCAGAAAGGAGTCCAGCTGTACCAAGAGACCTTCTCCTGTCCGATCTGTCGGGACCCCCTGAAGGATCCGGTGACGATTCCCTGTGGTCACAGCTACTGCATGAGCTGTATTAGAACCCACTGGGATGGGAAGGAAGAGAAGGggatccacagctgccctcagtgcaggcagacgttcacagcgaggcctgtcctgctgaaaaacaccacgTTAGCAGCTgtagtggaggagctgaagaagacgggactccaggctgctcctgctgatcactgctacgctggagctgaagatgtggcctgtgatttctgcactgggaggaaactgaaagtcctcaagtcctgtctggtctgtctggtgtcttactgtgagcaacacctgcagcctcactatgAATCAGCTGCCTTtgagaaacacaagctggtggagccgtccaggaagctccaggagaacatctgctctcatcacgatgaggtgatgaagatgttctgccgcaccgatcagcagagtatctgttatctctgcCCTGAGGACCAACATAAAGGCCacgacacagtgtcagctgcagcagagaggactgagaggcagacagagctggagaggagtcgcctgaacatccagcagaggatccaggacagagagaaagacctgaaggagctccagcaggaggtggaggccaTCAGCAGCTCTGCCgatgaagcagtggagcacGGCGAGGAGACGTTCACCGAGCTGATccgtctgatggagagaaggagctctgagctgaagcagcaggtcagatcccagcaggaagcTAAAGTGAGTcgagtcaaagagcttcaggaggagctggagcaggagatcagggagctgaagaggagggacgctgagctggaggagctctcacacacagaggatcacagccagtttgtccacagctacagatcactgccagctctcagagaggacacacactcatccagcatcaacatccgtcctctgagacactttgaggacgtgacggctgctgtgtcagagctcagagagaaactacaggacgctctgagggaccactggacaaacatctcactgactgtgactcaggTGGACGTTTCACTGCCTCAACCAGAGCCCACGACCAGAGCTGGATTCTTAGAATATGCTCAACAGATCacactggatccaaacacagctaATAGACGGCTGTTAGTGtctgaggagaacagaaaagtaacaGTAGAGGGAAAAGACCAGCCTTATTCTGCTCATCCAGACAGATTCACTGACCGCTATcaggtcctgagcagagagagtctgactggacgttgttactgggaggtggagatgaaagagggggggtggtggttCGGGGGGTTTAGTGTAGCCGTCACATACAAGAGCATCAGGAGAGACGGGAAAGACTCTGAACTTGGACTCAATGACAAATCCTGGGCGTTATATTGTGGCAGAAACAGTTATCAGTTTTATCACAACAGTGTCCAAACTCCCGTCTCAGGTCCTTGGTCCTCCAGAGTGGGGGtgtacctggaccacagagcaggtgttctgtccttctacagcgtctctgagaccatgactctcctccacagagtccagacctgCTTCACTCAGCCGCTACACGCTGGAGTCCAGATTTACAGGTTTGGATCCTCTGCTGAGTTCTGTAAACTGACTTAGTCAGtctgagtgtctgcaggctccTTCTTCTGATTCTCTGCATGGAAACATGAGCTCTGTGAGCTCTGAGCGTCTGATGGATGTGTGAGCTGTTTCtctgaggagagaaagcagcagagctTCCTTCATCACACACTGATCATCGTCTTCTCCACAGCTGagattctcttttctctgtgtgtttttattcatctttattcatgaaaaacaaggtttgaacttaTATTATcttataaagaaatatttacatatatatacagtagttgaaatctagctggtgatgcatgatgtacacttcagtggacatgtgattaatcataatttcctcccaatataaaatcaatacttggaaaatttagcaattgcatgactccttagatgttacttgatgtcaccatatgtttcttacctgcttggtctctttttctagaaggtttgaacagaaaaaaaatgagcaacttggtgtttctggctgtctgtcggccatcttggcttcaccctgagtggatgagatgatgcaggagcttcactgcagtgacctctgtgcacgAAAGGGTTCAAATCAACTCATGCtacgtgtaaaaaaaaaagcttattaagtaaaatcagaaatgtgtgtttaagtcAAATTTATAGCGCGGTATGTTGAAATGATGAGCGTTCTGACATTTTGGCTTCTTTTACTAAAAGACTTTACTGATGACGTGAGAACAAAGTGAAGTTTGAGCGAAGAAGtgaagaaacaaacaggaacaaagTGTTTTGTTCTCacagagctgaaggagaaggtgtgctgctgatgtgagAGAAGAACTGAGGCCTCCTGAAACTCCACAGAGTTCAGGGCTGATGTTCAGAGAGTCTCTGTGCCTCTGCTTCACTTGTTGTTTGTGCTCTTGATCAATAAAGAGGATTTATTCCACAGCCTTGACAAACTGGTTTGATgagtcctgacacacacacacacacacacacacacacacacacacacacacacacacacacacacttatatataaGTATAAGTATATGAGTATAAAATGTACCACCACTGTTAGAATATTAGGATTAGAGCAGAGTTATTGTAGGTTTATTAACATCATTTGACGCACAACatttatgaataataatgatgataatgatgatgataataataataataataataataataataataataataataataataataacctgctgctgttgcgCTCCGCCgccaccagggggcagcagaggCCGTCGCAGGAAGTTTTGCTTCACTGTGTCATGTTGAAAAACAGACGTCACTTCCGGGCCCCGCACAGGTGACTAACCGCTGGGAAAGTGAAACAGTGGGAATGAGATGGCCTGAGCAGAGTCCCGGACGGTCACGGTAACAGGTGAGAAGATGTCTGAGCGGGTCACCTGCGCAGGTATTAACGGTACATACGGGTCACGGCGGGGCTCCGGACACCGTCAGCATTAGCTTAGCTGCTCCATTCATGGAGGCGATGCTAGCTCTGCTCAAGTTGGTAACACAGCGGACAGTTagttagctagcaagctagttagttagttagttagcttGCTAGCCAGTTGGTTAGTTCGTTTGCTAGTTAGTTGGTTGCCTAGTTAGTTAGCCAGTTATTTATCTCACAGGGCCACACGTCGTCTTTCAGTCAGACTGGTTAAATACGTGGTGCTGTCAGTGAACGCTCGTGGTTAACAGGTTAGTTTTCAGTGGCAGTGGGAACTCACGGTGGTTGACTAACTGTTAACTAGCTGTAGCTGAGGTTTAACCAGCTGGTTAGCTGAACAGTGATTAAGGTTAACTAGATGTAGCTGAGGTTTAACCAGCTGGTTAGCTGAACAGTGATTAAGGTTAACTAGCTGTAGCTGAGGTTTAACCAGCTGGTTAGCCGAACAAGCTGCTGTTAGCAGCGTTAGctaactgtctctctctgcctcagcaGTTTGTTAGCTGGTTATCTGTCAGCAGGAGGTCAGTTAACGTTAGTTACAGAAGAAGAACTGACCTCCGGGCACTGACTCACTTTTTGTGATTAATTCTTTATTCTAACTTGAACACACAGCCGGCCGGTGTCCAGGTGAAGCTGTGTTTATCAGGACTAGTCAGTAGATGACTAGTAGGACAGTATAGTATATTACTATCATTGTGGTGACCGTGCagacacatataaatatataaatgcacACAGACCACCCCTCCTTCATAAGGAAGGAATAAATACTGTTGGAGCCATAAATCCATATTGTTGACATGTTATTAATATTTGCTCAGACAACCTTGcttcactggctgatgttaaacAACAGGAAGTGATAATAACCAGTACTCAGTTAAACTGTTTGATCCAACATGTCCAGTTCAAACACGACAGCATCTGTTTAACCAACTTACACTGTGTTATACAACCTAGGGGAATAATTAAAAATAGTATCCTAGCATCAGAGGTGAGTAAATACATTCTTGGTGTCTTGTCTTGgtacttttatatatttgtactACACTTTAGTGCACAGCATCAGTTCACATTGGCTCAGTGAGGAAGCGTGTGAGAGCAGAGCGATAATGACATGATGTCACGTTAAACTTTGGACTGATTAGAGTTCAAACTTTAACGTTTTAGAGGGATGTGATATGAATAACATTTTCATGTCACATTATAGTGTATTTCAACAGAGACACTATTTattgaaaaagaaatatcagTGAACTAAATGATATGTAATGATTCTTGTCTGACACCAACCCTGCTTCACTTCTTAAGTCTGTACATGTGCTGAGTCCTGTGTGTCTTTAATGATCTGGTAGAAAACTCTAAAGCCATGGCCTGCGCCCGAGTGCCCCTGGATGAGCTGCAGGTGACTGAAGCCGACCCGCTGGGGAAGGAGCACACACTGCCTGCACTGGTGAGccagaaacacactcagacagccggtgggggggggcagtttaTCAGAATCGTATGGAAGCCCATATCCACCACCAGGATTAGAGAAAAGACCCTGAagtttctcaaaataatgaccaACTGAACTGGAAATAACAACAGTAGAAAGTCAGTGTTTTGAGAAAGTTAGTTAGATGAACAGCCTTtgatataaaaagaaatgtatgatAAGAAATAGTTCCTTTCAGAAGAGTTGAGTCAATACAAAACAAGCTTCGGGAAGTTTCCTGGACCCCAGATTTGTCTCTGTAATCCAGCCGTTGTGTCGGACTTTATGGCTCGTTGAAGCTACCGGCTTCCACAGACCGAGCCTCTTCCTCTGCACGAGCAGTGTCTGACTAACGGATCGACCTCTTAATGGGACCCTGTGCGTTCTGTCCACACCAGCACCCGGTCAGGAAGGCTGAGCGCTGCTTCGTGCCTTACAAACCCCCGCCACAGGACGGCTCTCCcgctgagctggaggagttTTTGGAGCATGCCAAATTCATCTCGGAGGACCTGGAGTGGCTGCTCGCACTGCCCCATGACAAGTTCTGGTGTCAGGTGAGACGCTGCGGACATGAACACCCACGTGTCCCTTTTTGTTCTGCAGCTGGAAACATGCAAATCTATGAAAATACAGCTTCAGATTCAGTGACACAGCAGGaatagttttttctttgtataaccatccctccctgtctgctccTGTCCGCCCCCTCCACCAGGTGGTGTTTGATGAGTCTCTGCAGAGGTGCCTGGATTCATACCTGCACCACGCTCCCCGTGGCCTCGACCTCGCCACCCTGCCGTCCTCCCCGGCAGTGGCCGACATGCAGCGCTCCATCCACAGGGCGATCTTCTTGACCTTCCTCAGGATGGCCACGCATAAAGAGTCCAAGGTGGGGGCAACATTTAAACTGTAGAGAGCGAATAATGATCTACTGATCACTAGAAATACCagtgataagataagataacatttattgatccctcagtggggaaattTTGCTGTTACTGAAActcaaggggacagaaatagttaaagaaattaaataaaccaaatatatacagaagaatTATGTAGAttgtggattattgcacagttgccCAAGATTGGGTAGTAATGATAAAGTGCATCAGGTAGTGGTTGTGCTAGTTTATAGAGTCTGTGATAAACTGTGTGCTGTCAGATCctgttttaaggcctgatttaaatgcactgacCGTTTTAGCAGACGTCAGGTGTTCAGGAggcttgttccataggtggggaacatttaaagggttaattcagtggatcaaacaagctcttttagtggacctactgtgatcaggtgcagttgtcccaaaggatcacgttgcagccattgcagcccgtttggtggctgctggctgaggtgatctactggaccagttccaacactgtcactacctaccagtcactcagacaccaggatgtggacacagagagTGCAAATTTGAAAATACACCCTTTAATAACCACCTTGTCgtcttgtgtttgctttgtgcttCTCTTCCTCAGGAGAACTTCATCACCCCGGCTGTGTTTGGAGAAATTATCTATGagaacttcctgtttgacattCCCAAGATTCtggatctgtgtgtgctgtttggaaAGGGAAACAGCCAGCTGCTGCACAAGATGATCGGTGAGCTGTTTGTTCGGGTTGAGCTGAAATGATGCAGGCTGCAGGAGATGGTGAAGAAGTGTTTGTTAACTTTCATACTGACGTCCTTTCAGAGAACATCTTTACTCAGCAGCCGTCTTACTACAGCGACCTGGATGAGACGGTGCCCACTGTGTTACAGGTAAGATCCCATTTTATAGATGCGGCTGTTTATCTTTACTGAACAGACATTCATCAAAAAGTCTTTCTGGGACATTTTCAATGGTTTTCTCACTCTTTTTATTCTCGGTCACCCTCAGGTGTTCGACACCATCCTGAATAAATGCGGCCTCCAGTGTGAGGGGGCCACAGCCATGGAGCCGATGAAGCTGAACGCACACAAGCAGCCCACTGCCATGAGCATGAGccagcaggtcagacagacacactggtATCTGTACGTCAGGCCGATGAGCTCACAGCAACGTCCATGTTTCTTCTCATATCAACATCGTGCTGTATTTCACAGGCTGCTCTGGCCTTTAAAATGAGAGAGGACTTTCTGCTTTAAGGCTCAGTGAATAAACCAGAAACCAAGATCAAAGCCTGAGACAGTGTGATACTGAAGCACCCATAGTTAGTGTGGTCACAGTCCTTTATCACAGTGGTACAAAGTCAACTACTATGTAAGGGAACacatgttaaaaaagaaaaaacatttaaaaaactgtGTTACTGACACAAGTGGTTATGAgtcagacggacagacggacagacggacagacggacagacagacagacagacagacagacagacagacagacagacagacagacagacagacagacagacagacagacagacagcctgtAGTCTGTTAATATGTACAAGTATGAAAAGTTAGGAGCTTTACGGTAGTTGCCCAAGAGGCTTAATAAGAGACTTGGCCAACAAAAAGACACCAGAGTGACGCCTCTTGTGACTGATCAGTAACCCAGTGAAGCTCAGGGAGGGCAGGTGATCCTCTGTGACCCGGCCGGCGTGCCGCTGGAGCAGAGGATGAAGCTGATGGTAAAACCACAGGAGGACATAGACGTAGTGTAACCCCTCTACGTCCTGTCGGTGACATCAGGTGTGCTTTGTTCTGTCTCAGGAACTTGTAGATCTGATTCTGTACCTGTGTGactcctccaccaccatccaTGCCTTCCTGGACATCTTCCCTGCCGCCTGCTCCAGCTTCCACTCCCACGGCTTCCTCAGCAGGTAGTCACACGGAGGACGCTGGCAGTATCAAGGTGCACTAACACACCGTCTCAAAGGCTTTTCACCATCGTCTCGTTTCCTCTCTCCCGTCAGACTGACCTCGTTTTATGAGACCGCTGTGCCTGACCTCGAGAAGGCGGTGAGGAAGAGAAACTTTGATGATAAAGGGTAAAGTTTCTGCTGCGTTTATTAGTTTAAGTGgcaaacaccaaacacaccagactacattcacaaaagcagtcattttaccttgcagaacacagctgtcgctggtctactgctgcctccattggaTAGTTTGTGTGCCGTTAGTTCTTAAAGGGTCCAACACAATATTAGTAATAATGAGTGTTttaaacaagctcttttagtggacctactgtgatcaggtgcagttgtcccaaaggatcacgttgcagccattgcagcccgtttggtggctgctggctgaggtgatctactggaccagttccaacacttttactacctaccagtcactcagacaccaggatgaggacagagaggatcatgggtagaaacagagGAGTTCTccttttaaaaagacaaagctgAGCAGTAAAACACTGAGACCCTCTTGCAGAATGAACGTGAAGGTAAATAACCTCTCTTGTCCTCCGTTAGGCTGCAGGAGGACTTGTGGAAGAGGTTGTCCCACTCCTGTCGTAAGATGGTGGAGACGTctcacctgctgctgcatcatACCTGCCTACAGCCCATCCTGGAGGGGTGAGACGTCCgaactctctctcacacacacacacacacacacacacacacac comes from Pempheris klunzingeri isolate RE-2024b chromosome 7, fPemKlu1.hap1, whole genome shotgun sequence and encodes:
- the LOC139204436 gene encoding tripartite motif-containing protein 16-like, whose translation is MAQKGVQLYQETFSCPICRDPLKDPVTIPCGHSYCMSCIRTHWDGKEEKGIHSCPQCRQTFTARPVLLKNTTLAAVVEELKKTGLQAAPADHCYAGAEDVACDFCTGRKLKVLKSCLVCLVSYCEQHLQPHYESAAFEKHKLVEPSRKLQENICSHHDEVMKMFCRTDQQSICYLCPEDQHKGHDTVSAAAERTERQTELERSRLNIQQRIQDREKDLKELQQEVEAISSSADEAVEHGEETFTELIRLMERRSSELKQQVRSQQEAKVSRVKELQEELEQEIRELKRRDAELEELSHTEDHSQFVHSYRSLPALREDTHSSSINIRPLRHFEDVTAAVSELREKLQDALRDHWTNISLTVTQVDVSLPQPEPTTRAGFLEYAQQITLDPNTANRRLLVSEENRKVTVEGKDQPYSAHPDRFTDRYQVLSRESLTGRCYWEVEMKEGGWWFGGFSVAVTYKSIRRDGKDSELGLNDKSWALYCGRNSYQFYHNSVQTPVSGPWSSRVGVYLDHRAGVLSFYSVSETMTLLHRVQTCFTQPLHAGVQIYRFGSSAEFCKLT